A region from the Mustela erminea isolate mMusErm1 chromosome 2, mMusErm1.Pri, whole genome shotgun sequence genome encodes:
- the ALB gene encoding serum albumin, with product MKWVTFISLLFLFSSAYSRGVTRREAQQSEIAHRYNDLGEEHFKGLVLVAFSQYLQQCPFEDHVKLAKEMTEFAKGCAADQSGADCGKSLHTLFGDKLCTVASLREKYGELADCCEKQEPERNECFLTHKDDNPGFPPLVTPDPEVMCTAFQENEQKFLGKYLYEVARRHPYFYAPELLYYAQQYKGVFAECCQAADKAACLTPKTEALREKVLVSSARERFKCASLQKFGDRAFKAWSVARLSQKFPKADFAEVSKLVTDLTKVHKECCHGDLLECADDRADMAKYICENQDSISTKLKECCDKPLLEKSQCLAEVERDELPGDLTPLAADFVEDKEVCKNYQEAKDVFLGTFLYEYSRRHPEYSVSLLLRLAKEYEATLEKCCATADPPSCYGKVLDEFKPLVEEPQNLVKVNCELFEKLGEYGFQNALLVRYTKKLPQVSTPTLVEVSRKLGKVGTRCCTKPETERMSCAEDYLAVVLNRLCVLHEKTPVSDRVTKCCSESLVNRRPCFSALAGDETYVPKEFNAETFTFHADLCTLPDSEKQVKKQSALVELLKHKPKATEEQLKTVMGDFGAFVDKCCAAENKEGCFAEEGPKLVAAAQAALA from the exons ATGAAGTGGGTAACTTTtatttccctcctctttctctttagCTCTGCTTATTCCAGGGGCGTGACTCGTCGAGAAGCAC aaCAGAGTGAGATTGCTCATCGGTACAATGATTTGGGAGAAGAACATTTCAAAGGcct GGTGCTGGTTGCCTTTTCTCAGTATCTCCAGCAGTGCCCATTTGAAGACCATGTGAAATTAGCAAAGGAAATGACTGAGTTTGCAAAGGGTTGTGCTGCTGACCAGTCTGGGGCCGACTGCGGCAAATCCCTT CACACTCTCTTTGGAGACAAACTGTGTACAGTTGCTTCTCTTCGTGAAAAGTATGGCGAGCTGGCTGACTGCTGTGAGAAGCAGGAGCCTGAGAGAAATGAGTGCTTCCTGACCCACAAGGATGATAACCCAGGCTTCCCTCCGCTGGTGACcccagaccctgaggtcatgtGCACTGCCTTTCaggaaaatgaacagaagtttCTGGGAAA ATACCTGTATGAGGTTGCCAGAAGACATCCTTACTTTTATGCCCCGGAACTCCTTTACTATGCTCAACAATACAAAGGAGTTTTTGCAGAATGCTGCCAGGCTGCGGATAAGGCTGCCTGTCTGACACCCAAG ACTGAGGCTTTGAGGGAAAAAGTACTGGTTTCATCTGCCAGAGAAAGATTCAAGTGTGCCAGCCTCCAGAAATTCGGAGATAGAGCCTTCAAAGCATG GTCAGTAGCTCGCCTGAGCCAGAAATTCCCCAAAGCTGACTTTGCGGAGGTTTCCAAGTTGGTGACAGATCTTACCAAAGTCCACAAGGAATGCTGCCATGGTGACCTTCTTGAATGTGCAGATGACAGG GCGGACATGGCCAAGTACATATGTGAAAATCAGGATTCAATCTCCACTAAACTGAAGGAATGCTGTGATAAGCCTTTGTTGGAAAAATCCCAGTGCCTTGCAGAGGTGGAAAGAGATGAGTTGCCTGGTGACCTGACCCCATTAGCTGCTGATTTTGTTGAAGATAAGGAGGTTTGCAAAAACTATCAGGAGGCAAAAGATGTGTTCCTGGGCAC GTTTTTGTATGAATATTCAAGAAGGCATCCTGAATACTCTGTCTCTTTGCTGTTGAGACTTGCCAAGGAATAtgaagccactctggagaagTGTTGTGCCACCGCTGATCCTCCTAGTTGCTATGGCAAAGTG cTTGACGAATTTAAACCTCTTGTGGAAGAGCCTCAGAATTTAGTCAAAGTAAACTGTGAACTTTTTGAAAAACTTGGAGAGTATGGCTTCCAAAATGC GCTCTTAGTTCGTTACACCAAGAAACTCCCCCAAGTGTCAACTCCAACTCTTGTGGAGGTCTCAAGAAAACTAGGAAAAGTGGGCACCAGATGTTGTACCAAACCCGAAACAGAAAGAATGTCCTGTGCTGAAGATTAT CTGGCCGTGGTGCTGAACCGGTTGTGCGTGTTGCATGAGAAGACCCCAGTGAGCGATAGAGTCACCAAATGCTGCTCGGAGTCCTTGGTGAACAGACGACCATGCTTTTCTGCTCTGGCAGGCGATGAGACATATGTTCCCAAAGAGTTTAATGCTGAAACATTCACCTTCCATGCAGATTTATGCACACTTCCCGATTCGGAGAAACAAGTGAAGAAACAATC TGCACTTGTTGAGCTGTTGAAACACAAACCCAAGGCAACTGAAGAACAACTGAAAACTGTTATGGGGGATTTTGGAGCCTTTGTGGACAAGTGCTGCGCAGCTGAGAACAAAGAGGGCTGCTTCGCTGAGGAG GGTCCAAAACTTGTTGCTGCCGCTCAAGCTGCCTTAGCCTAA